Proteins found in one Syngnathus acus chromosome 9, fSynAcu1.2, whole genome shotgun sequence genomic segment:
- the LOC119126723 gene encoding phytanoyl-CoA hydroxylase-interacting protein translates to MDSVLATPCNIQICEVTCDSFRIVWDMTSEDTARATHFFIDLSRKECRDPNRFKHRDVPTKLVAKAVPLPMAVRGHWFLSPCTEYCVAVQTAVRQADGEYLVSEWSQVVEFCTGDYAIEHLQQLHDKAKGSAGRLLKFSVFYRNQHPDYFDCVRKECAGLMRPALKDTSGSHGSPINGKLQGVFFSCNTEFDTGLPPKDSPYGPLRFQIAAGHLLNPNISLYFADFYCMYTAYHYVVLVLAPVGTEGDHFCRSRLPRLDLASNPFLTYSDPQRPGEEPLYCHASDVILEVLFTEPVSLDQGTVELISGHHQLMSLTTANAKKDPSCKVCNISVGR, encoded by the exons ATGGACAGCGTTCTCGCCACCCCCTGCAACATTCAAATATGTGAGGTGACATGTGATTCGTTTCGCATCGTGTGGGACATGACTTCCGAAGACACGGCCAGAGCCACGCACTTCTTCATTGACCTGAGCCGCAAAGAATGCAGGGATCCCAACCGCTTTAAACACAGG GATGTGCCAACCAAACTGGTGGCCAAAGCCGTCCCCCTGCCCATGGCGGTGAGGGGCCACTGGTTCCTCAGCCCCTGCACAGAGTACTGCGTGGCCGTGCAGACTGCGGTTCGACAGGCTGATGGCGAATACCTGGTGTCAGAGTGGAGCCAGGTGGTGGAGTTCTGCACAGGAG ACTACGCCATAGAACACCTTCAGCAGCTTCACGACAAGGCCAAAGGCTCTGCTGGAAGGCTTTTGAAATTCTCCGTCTTTTATCGCAATCAGCATCCAGATTATTTTGACTGCGTCAG AAAGGAATGTGCGGGTCTGATGCGCCCCGCCCTTAAAGACACGAGTGGAAGTCATGGTTCTCCCATAAATGGCAAACTGCAGGGAGTCTTCTTTAGCTGCAACACCGAGTTTGATACAGGGCTCCCCCCGAAAGACTCTCCGTACGGCCCCCTGCGCTTCCAGATTGCAGCTGGACACCTGCTCAATCCAAACATCTCTCTGTACTTTGCTGACTTCTATTGCATGTACACAGCCTACCACTATGTGGTTTTGGTGCTGGCCCCTGTGGGAACAGAGGGAGACCACTTTTGCAGAAGCCGCCTCCCCAGGCTGGACTTGGCCAGCAATCCATTCTTGACATACAGCGACCCCCAGAGGCCGGGGGAGGAGCCACTGTACTGCCATGCCAGTGACGTCATCCTTGAGGTGCTCTTCACAGAGCCGGTGAGTTTGGATCAAGGCACAGTGGAGCTAATCAGTGGACACCACCAGCTCATGAGTTTGACCACTGCCAATGCCAAGAAAGACCCGAGCTGCAAAGTCTGCAACATCAGCGTGGGCCGCTGA
- the polr3d gene encoding DNA-directed RNA polymerase III subunit RPC4: MADSGTGDPSGHRMPPPGGIGKNPLMGRRLPATITAGRLPATRSRDLTLGGVKKKTFTPNIIGRKVREDVKDEGPQKRERMNATRGRGPRERGRGRGRPEIIQSHSIFEQGPGEIAIRRKGYESERDAPSTGPAPIINIKKEKRETEEETKEILRKLEHDSFIDDPYLRGEKRSCPVQLPLAVTGWGFKEEFSAPTIKIEKMDEDDPMEPAVEIKEEHEETPIKKPEATFKPPPLPEPDVLTDLLHKWSLSKGEELFFVQLPDTLPGQPPTKEYKPIKTEVKSEDGQSVLLKTESQEEQNEDISCNLKDLREGLVGKMLVRKSGRVQLIMGQITLDVSLGASCSFLQELVSVDTEGRTGDLTVFGNVKHKMVCSPDFESLLESR, encoded by the exons ATGGCCGATTCAGGCACAGGTGATCCCAGTGGTCATCGCATGCCACCACCTGGAGGGATCGGGAAGAACCCACTGATGGGCCGCCGACTTCCAGCTACTATCACTGCAGGTCGCCTCCCTGCAACGCGTTCTCGAGATCTCACCCTGGGGGGAGTAAAAAAG AAAACGTTCACACCAAACATTATTGGCCGCAAGGTTAGAGAAGA tgtcaAGGATGAAGGTCCGCAAAAGAGAGAGCGGATGAATGCTACCCGAGGCAGAGGTCCAAGAGAGAGAGGCAGGGGCCGGGGTCGCCCGGAGATTATCCAGTCCCACTCTATTTTCGAGCAGGGTCCAGGAGAAATAGCCATCAGAAGAAAAG GTTATGAAAGTGAACGAGATGCCCCAAGCACAGGACCAGCCCCCATCATCAATATCaaaaaagagaagagagaAACTGAAGAAGAGACCAAAGAAATCCTTCGTAAGCTGGAACATGATAGC TTCATAGACGATCCATACCTGAGGGGTGAAAAGAGGAGCTGCCCGGTTCAACTTCCCCTTGCTGTGACTGGGTGGGGTTTCAAGGAGGAATTCAGTGCTCCTACCATTAAAATTGAGAAGATGGATGAGGATGATCCCATGGAACCTGCAGTGGAAA TTAAGGAGGAGCATGAGGAAACACCGATAAAGAAGCCTGAAGCGACTTTCAAGCCTCCTCCACTACCTGAGCCGGATGTTCTGACGGATCTTCTTCACAAGTGGAGTCTGAGCAAAGGTGAGGAGCTGTTCTTCGTGCAGCTGCCAGATACGCTGCCAGGCCAGCCGCCCACCAAAGAGTACAAGCCGATAAAAACCGAGGTGAAGTCCGAGGACGGTCAGTCTGTCCTCCTGAAAACGGAGTCTCAG GAGGAGCAAAATGAAGATATCAGCTGTAATTTGAAAGATCTGCGAGAGGGTCTTGTTGGAAAAATGCTGGTGCGGAAGTCCGGTCGGGTGCAGCTCATAATGGGACAGATCACGCTGGATGTGTCCCTTGGAGCATCATGCTCTTTTCTGCAG GAACTGGTTTCTGTTGACACTGAGGGACGAACAGGAGACTTGACTGTGTTTGGGAATGTGAAACACAAAATGGTTTGCTCACCAGACTTTGAATCTCTGCTGGAAAGCAGGTGA
- the gpat4 gene encoding glycerol-3-phosphate acyltransferase 4: protein MELYFNPFDSLVCILLGISLTVWFTLLLVFIIVPAIFGVSFGIRRLYMKSLLKVFEWATLRMERGAKENNHPLYKPYSNAIIAKHPTSLEEEMKEIRRSGSNKDLDSAPEFEMSDIFYFARRGVESIMDDEVTKRFSAEELESWNLLTRSNYNFHYISLRLTVLWGLGLLIRYGILLPLRVTLAFTGVGLLVFLTSLIGLLPNGRIKSILSEKAHLMCNRICVRALTAIITFHDSENKPKNGGICVANHTSPIDVIILASDGCYAMVGQIHGGLMGLIQRSMVKACPHIWFERSEVKDRHLVANRLSDHAQDKSKLPILIFPEGTCINNTSVMMFKKGSFEIGGTVYPVAIKYDPRFGDAFWNSSKFGMVNYLLRMMSSWAIVCSVWYLPPMSRKEGEDAVQFANRVKAAIARQGGLVDLLWDGGLKREKVKDTFKEEQQKLYSKMLVGTQEDRSRS, encoded by the exons ATGGAGCTGTATTTTAACCCCTTTGACAGTTTGGTGTGTATCCTCCTGGGTATCTCCCTCACTGTGTGGTTCACACTGCTGCTCGTCTTCATCATCGTGCCCGCCATCTTCGGGGTGTCCTTTGGCATCAGACGCCTCTACATGAAATCATTGTTGAAAGTCTTTGAG TGGGCTACACTGAGGATGGAGAGAGGAGCCAAGGAAAACAATCATCCCTTGTATAAACCCTACTCAAATG CCATTATTGCAAAGCACCCCACTTCCTTGGAAGAAGAAATGAAGGAGATTCGACGCAGCGGCAGCAACAAAGACCTGGACTCGGCGCCCGAGTTTGAGATGTCGGACATCTTCTATTTTGCCCGAAGAGGAGTGGAGAGCATCATGGACGACGAGGTGACCAAGCGGTTCTCGGCGGAGGAGTTGGAGTCTTGGAATCTGCTGACACGCAGCAACTACAACTTTCACTACATCAGCCTGAGGCTGACTGTGCTGTGGGGACTGGGCTTGCTGATCCGCTACGGAATCCTTTTACCTCTCAG GGTAACCCTTGCCTTCACTGGTGTTGGCCTCCTGGTATTCCTCACTTCTCTTATCGGCTTACTGCCCAATGGAAG GATAAAAAGCATCCTGAGTGAAAAGGCCCACCTTATGTGCAACAGAATATGTGTCAGAGCTCTTACTGCCATCATAACATTCCACGACAG TGAGAATAAACCCAAAAATGGAGGAATCTGCGTCGCCAACCACACGTCACCCATTGATGTCATAATTCTGGCCAGTGATGGCTGCTATGCAATG gtGGGCCAAATTCATGGCGGCTTGATGGGACTTATCCAGCGATCTATGGTGAAGGCCTGCCCACACATTTGGTTTGAACGCTCAGAGGTCAAAGACAGACATCTAGTGGCCAACAG GCTGAGTGACCATGCACAAGATAAATCTAAACTTCCCATTCTCATATTCCCAGAAG gtaCATGCATTAACAACACATCAGTTATGATGTTTAAAAAAGGAAGTTTTGAAATTGGCGGCACAGTGTACCCAGTCGCTATCAAG TATGATCCCAGATTTGGAGACGCCTTCTGGAATAGCAGCAAGTTTGGAATGGTCAACTACCTGTTACGTATGATGAGCAGCTGGGCCATTGTCTGCAGTGTGTGGTACCTCCCTCCTATGTCTAGAAAG GAAGGGGAAGACGCTGTACAGTTTGCCAATCGGGTAAAAGCAGCCATCGCCAGACAAGGAGGCCTAGTGGACCTTTTGTG GGACGGAGGGCTAAAGCGAGAAAAGGTCAAAGATACTTTTAAAGAAgagcagcagaagctttaTAGTAAAATGCTGGTGGGTACCCAAGAGGATCGCAGTCGCTCCTGA